In the Hylaeus volcanicus isolate JK05 chromosome 1, UHH_iyHylVolc1.0_haploid, whole genome shotgun sequence genome, one interval contains:
- the LOC128885027 gene encoding 3-hydroxyisobutyrate dehydrogenase, mitochondrial yields the protein MNVFISPKTFIFQVAGSRCFSRVGFIGLGNMGGHMARNLLKKGHMLVTFDIDQSAMSNLKAAGADVASSPADVAKDVEVVVSMLPSNQHVLDIYSGNNGVLRSAKRDTLLIDSSTVDPFVSQTIANDAEKSGLRFMDCPVSGGVNAAKDGTLTFMAGGSKKDLELAGPLLKSMGSRVVHCGAVGMGQAAKLCNNMLLAVSMIGTAEAFNLGQKLGLDVTVLADIINSSSGRCWSSELYNPVPGVLDNVPSSKNYEGGFGAALMAKDLGLAQSAATKVEATIPMGSLAHQIFRAIIAHGFSKKDFSVVYKFLQGEK from the exons aTGAATGTGTTTATCTCACCTAAGacgttcatttttcaagtcgCTGGATCACGATGCTTTTCGCGAGTAGGATTCATCGGTTTGGGTAACATGGGTGGGCACATGGCGAGGAACCTGTTGAAGAAG GGCCACATGTTGGTTACCTTCGACATCGATCAATCAGCAATGTCGAATTTGAAGGCAGCAGGCGCTGACGTTGCTTCGAGTCCCGCCGACGTAGCGAAAGACGTCGAAGTCGTTGTGTCGATGCTGCCGTCCAATCAACACGTTCTGGACATCTATAGTGGCAATAATGGCGTATTAAG GTCTGCCAAGAGGGATACTCTTTTAATCGACAGCAGCACGGTGGATCCGTTTGTGTCTCAGACGATAGCAAATGACGCTGAAAAGTCTGGACTCAGGTTTATGGACTGTCCAGTGTCAGGAG GCGTGAACGCTGCCAAAGATGGCACCCTAACGTTCATGGCGGGAGGATCAAAGAAGGACTTGGAGCTCGCAGGGCCTCTTCTAAAATCAATGGGATCTAGGGTGGTACATTGCGGGGCCGTGGGAATGGGTCAAGCAGCGAAATTATGCAACAACATGCTTTTGGCTGTCAGCATGATCGGTACAGCGGAAGCGTTCAACCTTGGACAAAA ACTGGGTTTAGACGTCACGGTGTTGGCTGACATCATAAACTCGAGCAGTGGTAGATGCTGGTCTTCTGAATTGTACAATCCAGTTCCAGGGGTTCTCGATAATGTTCCTAGCTCCAAAAATTATGAG GGTGGTTTCGGTGCTGCTTTAATGGCCAAAGACTTGGGACTGGCACAATCCGCAGCCACCAAAGTGGAAGCCACCATCCCTATGGGTTCCCTGGCGCATCAAATCTTCAGGGCGATTATCGCTCATGGATTTTCTAAAAAGGACTTCAGTGTCGTCTACAAATTTTTACAAGgggaaaagtaa
- the LOC128876273 gene encoding uncharacterized protein LOC128876273 isoform X2: MKANFLFYNWTLLIASVLCEKRGLLDPEVVSWISNEDFRVVIQSSFRFSKCCSVLFNDSIEASRVLFNQFRSVYRGVYLLERSVSDCNGYLLLGSSDEEIRQFLNKIPTLLWKTEIVIIVNDNLSSTSGIFDDSLYEIANVNIVSVTGIWSLSENYLKPRIFSKLISYRELEHGHDNFNFRGRELRVCSIFQPPMTYFNRTVNRVIDGVQAEVYVIDDDLHRDGIETQLFLDMAEKLNFTWTIRKPDGDTTYGRRFNATAWKDGMISMLRESKADMAFASIWMTHDQNQFVHLSDPWHQVYISFLVPRPRRTTTFWALTRPFPGKIWSLLASLLLLQILYMCARAWVDPKYPKRYQNFFVSLFVLIGAFLSSSVPRTAPNNKLHVLLWQVAGWLIITAYSSSLAARLATTEYEDRIDTIDQFLAANLSWGHMNQPPPFKDYFDLTNPHAAQLPNRYRTVKNPKEAKKLISDGNYAIIGKIVDNFFFPDDQISNDDLKIFHVIKPCDTLELQTHERIGRTLLHKFCASTMASETSK; this comes from the exons ATGAAGgctaattttttgttttacaattGGACTCTGTTGATTGCTTCTGTCCTGTGTGAGAAGAGAGGTTTGCTCGATCCTGAGGTCGTATCCTGGATCTCTAACGAGGATTTTAGGGTGGTTATCCAATCGTCCTTCCGTTTTTCAAAGTGCTGCAGTGTCCTCTTTAACG ACTCGATCGAGGCCTCGAGAGTCCTGTTTAATCAGTTCAGAAGCGTTTATCGGGGGGTATACCTCTTGGAACGAAGTGTCAGTGACTGCAATGGGTACCTCCTGTTGGGATCGAGCGACGAAGAAATCAGACAATTCTTGAACAA AATACCAACGTTACTCTGGAAAACGGAAATCGTGATCATCGTGAATGACAACCTGTCAAGTACTTCCGGTATATTCGATGACTCCTTGTACGAAATTGCAAACGTGAATATCGTCTCCGTGACTGGAATATGGAGTCTGTCGGAGAACTACTTGAAACCCCGAATATTCAGTAAGCTTATCAG ctaTAGAGAACTAGAACACGGGCACGACAACTTCAATTTCCGTGGAAGGGAACTGCGAGTTTGCAGCATATTCCAGCCCCCTATGACGTACTTTAATCGCACGGTTAACAGAGTGATCGATGGAGTGCAGGCAGAGGTTTATGTAATCGATGATG ATTTACATAGGGATGGTATCGAGACGCAGCTGTTCCTGGACATGgctgaaaaattgaattttacgtGGACGATTAGAAAACCGGATGGAGACACGac ATACGGAAGACGCTTCAATGCAACAGCGTGGAAGGATGGCATGATATCAATGCTGCGCGAGAGCAAA GCAGATATGGCGTTTGCTAGCATCTGGATGACGCATGATCAGAACCAGTTCGTGCATTTGTCGGATCCATGGCACCAGGTGTACATCAGTTTCCTGGTGCCTCGACCACGTCGAACGACGACCTTCTGGGCCCTCACCAGGCCATTTCCAGGCAAGATCTGGTCCCTCCTCGCTTCTTTGTTGCTCCTTCAAATCCTGTACATGTGCGCTCGTGCCTGGGTCGATCCAAAATATCCGAAAC GTTACCAGAACTTCTTTGTCAGCCTCTTCGTCCTGATCGGCGCCTTCCTGAGCAGCTCAGTGCCGAGAACTGCGCCAAACAACAAGCTCCATGTACTCCTCTGGCAGGTCGCGGGTTGGTTGATAATTACTGCTTATTCCAGCAGCCTGGCGGCCAGGTTGGCCACTACGGAATACGAGGACAG GATCGATACCATCGACCAGTTCCTCGCAGCCAATTTGTCTTGGGGGCACATGAACCAACCACCGCCGTTTAAGGATTACTTCGACCTGACG AATCCACACGCGGCGCAGTTGCCGAACAGGTATCGTACCGTAAAAAATCCCAAGGAAGCGAAAAAGCTCATTAGCGATGGTAATTATGCGataattggaaaaattgtggacaatttcttctttcctgACGACCAAATCTCGAATGATGACCTTAAG ATATTCCATGTAATCAAGCCTTGTGACACGTTAGAATTACAGACTCATGAGAGAATCGGTAGGACGCTTCTACACAAGTTTTGCGCTTCAACCATGGCTTCAGAGACCAGTAAATAG
- the LOC128876273 gene encoding uncharacterized protein LOC128876273 isoform X1: MKANFLFYNWTLLIASVLCEKRGLLDPEVVSWISNEDFRVVIQSSFRFSKCCSVLFNDSIEASRVLFNQFRSVYRGVYLLERSVSDCNGYLLLGSSDEEIRQFLNKIPTLLWKTEIVIIVNDNLSSTSGIFDDSLYEIANVNIVSVTGIWSLSENYLKPRIFSKLISYRELEHGHDNFNFRGRELRVCSIFQPPMTYFNRTVNRVIDGVQAEVYVIDDDLHRDGIETQLFLDMAEKLNFTWTIRKPDGDTTYGRRFNATAWKDGMISMLRESKADMAFASIWMTHDQNQFVHLSDPWHQVYISFLVPRPRRTTTFWALTRPFPGKIWSLLASLLLLQILYMCARAWVDPKYPKRYQNFFVSLFVLIGAFLSSSVPRTAPNNKLHVLLWQVAGWLIITAYSSSLAARLATTEYEDRIDTIDQFLAANLSWGHMNQPPPFKDYFDLTNPHAAQLPNRYRTVKNPKEAKKLISDGNYAIIGKIVDNFFFPDDQISNDDLKNYRLMRESVGRFYTSFALQPWLQRPVNRMMLLLKETGITVWHLRNVIRRRDCSNLREVLIEHDGYDGSIQVLGLTPLAAGFSLLIAGSSMAVFVFYLELKRASGSNTIGHLLECIASKRAAQSYKTLPLNGVHCAKEIHFYAHTMRYDSNAVNRGLTNLDQ; encoded by the exons ATGAAGgctaattttttgttttacaattGGACTCTGTTGATTGCTTCTGTCCTGTGTGAGAAGAGAGGTTTGCTCGATCCTGAGGTCGTATCCTGGATCTCTAACGAGGATTTTAGGGTGGTTATCCAATCGTCCTTCCGTTTTTCAAAGTGCTGCAGTGTCCTCTTTAACG ACTCGATCGAGGCCTCGAGAGTCCTGTTTAATCAGTTCAGAAGCGTTTATCGGGGGGTATACCTCTTGGAACGAAGTGTCAGTGACTGCAATGGGTACCTCCTGTTGGGATCGAGCGACGAAGAAATCAGACAATTCTTGAACAA AATACCAACGTTACTCTGGAAAACGGAAATCGTGATCATCGTGAATGACAACCTGTCAAGTACTTCCGGTATATTCGATGACTCCTTGTACGAAATTGCAAACGTGAATATCGTCTCCGTGACTGGAATATGGAGTCTGTCGGAGAACTACTTGAAACCCCGAATATTCAGTAAGCTTATCAG ctaTAGAGAACTAGAACACGGGCACGACAACTTCAATTTCCGTGGAAGGGAACTGCGAGTTTGCAGCATATTCCAGCCCCCTATGACGTACTTTAATCGCACGGTTAACAGAGTGATCGATGGAGTGCAGGCAGAGGTTTATGTAATCGATGATG ATTTACATAGGGATGGTATCGAGACGCAGCTGTTCCTGGACATGgctgaaaaattgaattttacgtGGACGATTAGAAAACCGGATGGAGACACGac ATACGGAAGACGCTTCAATGCAACAGCGTGGAAGGATGGCATGATATCAATGCTGCGCGAGAGCAAA GCAGATATGGCGTTTGCTAGCATCTGGATGACGCATGATCAGAACCAGTTCGTGCATTTGTCGGATCCATGGCACCAGGTGTACATCAGTTTCCTGGTGCCTCGACCACGTCGAACGACGACCTTCTGGGCCCTCACCAGGCCATTTCCAGGCAAGATCTGGTCCCTCCTCGCTTCTTTGTTGCTCCTTCAAATCCTGTACATGTGCGCTCGTGCCTGGGTCGATCCAAAATATCCGAAAC GTTACCAGAACTTCTTTGTCAGCCTCTTCGTCCTGATCGGCGCCTTCCTGAGCAGCTCAGTGCCGAGAACTGCGCCAAACAACAAGCTCCATGTACTCCTCTGGCAGGTCGCGGGTTGGTTGATAATTACTGCTTATTCCAGCAGCCTGGCGGCCAGGTTGGCCACTACGGAATACGAGGACAG GATCGATACCATCGACCAGTTCCTCGCAGCCAATTTGTCTTGGGGGCACATGAACCAACCACCGCCGTTTAAGGATTACTTCGACCTGACG AATCCACACGCGGCGCAGTTGCCGAACAGGTATCGTACCGTAAAAAATCCCAAGGAAGCGAAAAAGCTCATTAGCGATGGTAATTATGCGataattggaaaaattgtggacaatttcttctttcctgACGACCAAATCTCGAATGATGACCTTAAG AATTACAGACTCATGAGAGAATCGGTAGGACGCTTCTACACAAGTTTTGCGCTTCAACCATGGCTTCAGAGACCAGTAAATAGG ATGATGTTACTATTGAAGGAAACTGGCATCACAGTCTGGCACTTACGTAACGTCATCCGCAGACGCGATTGTAGTAATTTACGCGAGGTTCTCATCGAACACGACGGATACGACGGAAGTATTCAAGTCCTCGGACTGACCCCGTTAGCCGCTGGATTTTCATTGCTGATCGCTGGATCGTCGATGGCGGTATTCGTGTTTTATTTGGAACTGAAACGCGCCTCTGGATCTAACACCATTGGCCATCTTCTTGAGTGCATCGCCAGCAAACGTGCAGCGCAGAGCTATAAAACGTTGCCCCTAAATGGCGTTCACTGTGCGAAAGAAATCCATTTTTATGCGCATACAATGCGGTATGACAGTAACGCTGTGAATCGCGGACTTACGAATCTCGATCAATAG
- the LOC128876288 gene encoding uncharacterized protein LOC128876288, translating into MKEKGHIDDAQTATVDEHMKLIYDDRSVIDSNFIDVTPDDLPEWFDEKLFKMGQAFYMENLLGLVTGNVLGLLAILVVPDITEVLTFTRKSSTISLSFKRYARTAFYIYNLFRTDMLKNESKWFEMLNIIRRAHTSASNRHVDDGRHGIYMKDMAITQFGFIGYVFACPEKIGLSHCTIEQKAGFNHFWRVTSYLLGIPNRLNICRKTVAETTQLCKRISHDIIKKHLETILPDSERLVTNAIQGLWYIDPFLNSNGSVATMYKLAGAEYKKPLGWISCLNMKLREWNFYLYSAPYIGVAVRAYYNYFLAFLFWSMEHYPLLARIAFGKDKSNLCLSSN; encoded by the exons ATGAAGGAAAAAGGACACATCGACGATG CTCAAACAGCCACGGTAGATGAGCACATGAAACTGATTTATGATGACAGATCAGTCATCGATTCGAATTTCATCGACGTCacgccagatgatttgcctgaATGGTTCGACGAGAAACTGTTCAAAAT GGGCCAGGCATTTTACATGGAAAATTTGCTGGGACTCGTAACTGGAAACGTGTTAGGACTGTTGGCGATATTGGTTGTCCCAGACATAACGGAG GTGCTCACGTTCACAAGGAAGAGTTCGACGATCTCCTTATCCTTCAAGCGATACGCAAGAACAGCGTTCTACATATACAATCTGTTCCGCACTGACATGCTCAAGAATGAATCAAA gtGGTTCGAGATGCTGAACATAATTCGACGAGCACACACATCAGCCAGCAATCGCCATGTCGATGATGGACGTCATGGGATATACATGAAGGACATGGCCATCACGCAATTCGGATTCATAGGGTACGTGTTCGCGTGTCCAGAAAAGATCGGACTGAGTCACTGCACCATCGAACAAAAAGCTGGTTTCAATCATTTCTGGCGCGTCACTAGCTACCTCCTGGGTATACCTAATCG GCTGAATATCTGTCGCAAAACGGTAGCGGAAACGACACAGTTGTGCAAAAGAATATCGCACGACattattaagaaacatttGGAGACTATTCTACCAGATAGCGAACGATTGGTAACAAATGCGATACAAGGGCTGTGGTACATCGATCCCTTCCTGAACAGTAACGGTAGCGTCGCTACCATGTACAAATTGGCTGGAGCAGAAT ATAAGAAGCCTCTCGGATGGATCTCCTGTTTAAACATGAAGCTGCgcgaatggaatttttatctctacA gtGCTCCCTACATCGGGGTAGCGGTCAGGGCTTATTACAACTACTTCCTGGCGTTCCTTTTCTGGTCGATGGAACACTATCCTCTGCTGGCCAGGATAGCGTTTGGGAAGGACAAATCGAATCTATGCCTGTCTTCTAATTGA
- the LOC128872545 gene encoding uncharacterized protein LOC128872545 — protein MKGAGHIDDAQPATVDEHFKLLQDDRSIFGTEFVKVTPEDLPEWFDERLFKIGQTVYMDNTLGFSIATISAIAVGLSIPSIAEVLISTKRSSTVSLCFKRYAETALLIHELFRSDVLKADSKWFKAINVIRWKHAIAGKRLHREGHHGIYMKDMSLTKFGFIGFVLICPEKFGLSHCTLEEMTGFNHFWRVTGHLLGISDRLNLCRKNVAETTELCRKLAHDILKTHLDDHSPDVHQLMIYMVKGLSYVDPTLNTDAIMSLSYECAGAKYTKPLGWNSIFNMKLRETVFYFHSAPYIGVGTRIFFKYLVRIIYWSTEHYPLLARMAFGKAKSRICLFPKIE, from the exons ATGAAAGGGGCTGGACACATCGATGATG CTCAACCAGCCACGGTAGATGAGCACTTCAAACTGCTTCAGGATGACAGATCAATCTTCGGCACGGAATTCGTGAAAGTCACGCCAGAAGATCTGCCCGAATGGTTCGACGAGAGATTGTTCAAAAT CGGTCAGACGGTTTACATGGACAACACGCTGGGATTCTCAATTGCAACCATATCTGCCATCGCAGTAGGATTGTCCATCCCAAGCATCGCAGAG GTTCTCATATCCACGAAGCGCAGTTCGACGGTCTCCTTATGCTTCAAGCGCTACGCTGAAACGGCTCTCCTCATACACGAGCTGTTCCGCTCGGACGTGCTCAAAGCTGATTCAAA GTGGTTCAAGGCGATAAACGTGATTCGATGGAAACACGCGATAGCTGGCAAGAGACTCCATAGAGAAGGACACCACGGGATATACATGAAGGACATGTCCCTTACCAAATTTGGATTCATAGGGTTCGTCTTGATATGTCCAGAAAAGTTCGGACTGAGCCACTGTACCCTCGAAGAGATGACTGGCTTCAACCATTTTTGGCGCGTTACTGGTCACCTCCTCGGTATATCCGATCG GCTGAATCTATGCCGTAAAAATGTAGCGGAAACGACGGAGTTGTGCAGAAAACTCGCGCATGATATACTTAAGACACATTTGGACGATCACTCGCCAGATGTTCACCAATTGATGATTTACATGGTCAAAGGGTTATCGTATGTCGATCCTACTCTGAATACAGACGCCATCATGTCCCTTTCGTACGAGTGTGCGGGTGCAAAGT ATACGAAACCTCTTGGATGGAACtccatttttaatatgaaGCTTCGCGAAACGGTCTTCTATTTCCACA GTGCTCCTTATATTGGAGTAGGAACCAGGATATTTTTTAAGTACTTGGTGAGGATCATTTATTGGTCAACCGAGCACTATCCCTTGTTGGCCAGGATGGCGTTTGGAAAAGCGAAATCgagaatttgtttgtttccaAAGATAGAGTGA